Proteins encoded within one genomic window of Flavobacteriales bacterium:
- a CDS encoding phosphoribosylaminoimidazolesuccinocarboxamide synthase, which produces MSNVIIKTDFNFPNQTHLYKGKVRDVYSIGENQLVMIASDRISAFDHVLPQGIPYKGQVLSQIASKFLDATSDIVQNWKEETPDPSVTVGKRCEPFKVEMVIRGYLTGHAWREYRDGKRMLCGVPMPDGMVENQKFEEAIITPTTKAEVGHDEDISREEILNQGLVSEADYVLLEKYTKELFERGTEIAKEKGLILVDTKYEFGKDSNGEITLIDEIHTPDSSRYFYIDGYKENLEAGNPQKQLSKEFVRQWLIENGFQGKEGQSIPEMSPEFCNSVSERYIELFEHITGDKFVKEDVSDVLKRVESNINNYLNQ; this is translated from the coding sequence ATGAGTAATGTAATTATTAAAACAGATTTTAATTTTCCAAACCAAACTCACTTATACAAAGGTAAAGTGAGAGACGTTTATTCAATTGGAGAAAACCAATTGGTAATGATAGCTTCAGACAGAATTTCTGCATTTGACCACGTATTGCCACAGGGTATTCCCTACAAAGGACAGGTACTAAGTCAAATTGCTTCTAAATTTTTGGATGCTACTTCAGATATTGTTCAAAACTGGAAAGAAGAAACTCCAGACCCATCAGTAACTGTTGGAAAAAGGTGTGAGCCTTTTAAGGTTGAGATGGTAATTAGAGGGTACCTAACCGGTCATGCTTGGAGAGAGTACAGAGATGGTAAGCGAATGCTTTGTGGAGTTCCAATGCCTGACGGAATGGTTGAAAATCAAAAATTTGAGGAAGCAATAATTACCCCAACTACAAAAGCGGAAGTAGGTCACGATGAGGATATTTCTAGAGAAGAAATTTTAAATCAAGGTTTAGTTTCTGAAGCAGATTATGTTCTTTTAGAGAAATATACCAAAGAATTATTTGAAAGGGGAACTGAAATTGCAAAGGAAAAAGGGTTGATTTTAGTAGATACTAAATATGAATTTGGAAAAGACTCAAATGGAGAAATCACTTTAATTGATGAAATTCATACACCAGACTCTTCTAGGTATTTTTATATTGATGGTTACAAGGAAAACTTAGAAGCTGGAAACCCACAAAAGCAGTTGTCAAAAGAATTTGTTAGACAATGGCTAATTGAAAATGGTTTTCAAGGAAAAGAAGGGCAAAGTATTCCAGAAATGAGCCCAGAATTTTGTAATTCTGTTTCTGAAAGGTATATCGAATTATTTGAACATATTACTGGAGACAAATTCGTTAAAGAAGATGTTTCAGATGTCCTCAAACGAGTTGAGAGTAATATCAACAACTATTTGAATCAATAA
- a CDS encoding pirin family protein: MINLFTKSQQAYGEFNNGEIIENKPIGFPQDGGKLKPYSNIFYWAHATAQKDSVIGLHPHKGFEIMSIVLEGEIIHYDTLLQKWIPLKKGDVQLIQSGGGISHAEALKKDASIFQIWFIPDLRKTLQQNAKYIDVQHSELPKNGNKTTIVGDESPIQLEAEGIEIDFIEFDSDSLKLDFEDEFYYSIYIIEGELKNESTQAKRHDFLIIENEASIKFNVISKGRLLCIKSPTTTSYPVY; this comes from the coding sequence ATGATAAATCTGTTCACTAAATCTCAACAAGCCTACGGAGAATTCAATAATGGAGAAATTATAGAGAATAAGCCCATTGGATTTCCCCAAGATGGAGGGAAATTAAAACCATATTCCAATATCTTTTATTGGGCACACGCTACGGCACAAAAAGACAGTGTTATAGGATTACATCCTCACAAAGGGTTTGAAATAATGTCCATTGTTCTTGAAGGAGAAATCATTCATTACGACACCTTATTGCAAAAGTGGATTCCACTTAAAAAAGGAGATGTTCAGCTTATTCAATCTGGGGGAGGAATTTCACATGCTGAAGCTTTAAAGAAAGATGCCTCAATTTTTCAAATTTGGTTTATTCCTGACTTAAGAAAAACTCTGCAACAGAACGCAAAATACATTGATGTTCAACACAGTGAATTGCCAAAAAATGGAAATAAAACCACTATTGTTGGTGATGAATCACCAATACAACTAGAAGCAGAGGGTATAGAAATAGATTTTATAGAATTCGATAGCGATAGTCTTAAGTTAGACTTTGAAGATGAGTTCTACTATTCTATATATATTATTGAGGGGGAATTAAAAAATGAATCAACACAAGCCAAAAGGCATGATTTCTTAATTATTGAAAATGAAGCTTCAATAAAATTTAATGTAATAAGTAAAGGTAGATTGCTTTGCATTAAGTCCCCTACTACCACATCTTATCCTGTTTACTAA
- a CDS encoding YggS family pyridoxal phosphate-dependent enzyme, with amino-acid sequence MSVKEHILHLHKTLANNVHLVAVSKTKPNELILEAYNAGQRIFGENKVQELVEKEESLPKDIEWHMIGHLQTNKVKYIAPFVRLIHAVDSIKLIKEINKRAKQNNRIIPCLLQVHIAQEENKFGLDKNGVIEILNCEFPNVSIKGLMGMATFTEDKNQIREEFKYLKNIYDEIKESQTTFSILSMGMSGDYSIAIEEGSNMVRIGSSIFGNR; translated from the coding sequence ATGTCTGTAAAAGAGCACATACTCCATCTACATAAAACCTTAGCAAACAATGTTCATTTGGTAGCCGTTTCCAAAACTAAACCTAATGAATTGATTCTAGAAGCTTATAATGCTGGTCAACGAATTTTTGGTGAAAATAAAGTTCAAGAGCTTGTTGAAAAAGAGGAATCATTACCAAAAGACATTGAATGGCACATGATTGGGCACCTTCAGACTAACAAGGTAAAGTATATTGCACCATTTGTTAGACTTATACATGCAGTTGATTCGATTAAACTCATAAAAGAAATCAATAAACGAGCCAAGCAAAACAATAGAATTATACCCTGTCTGCTTCAAGTTCACATCGCACAAGAAGAAAATAAATTTGGGTTAGACAAAAATGGTGTTATTGAAATTCTTAACTGTGAATTTCCTAATGTATCTATTAAAGGCCTTATGGGAATGGCTACATTCACTGAAGATAAAAACCAAATACGAGAAGAGTTTAAGTACTTGAAAAACATCTATGATGAGATTAAAGAAAGTCAGACGACTTTTTCTATTCTTTCAATGGGTATGAGTGGTGATTACTCTATTGCCATTGAAGAAGGGAGTAATATGGTCAGGATTGGCTCCTCTATTTTTGGCAATAGATAA
- a CDS encoding DUF1015 domain-containing protein, with the protein MASVVPFCAIRPTRDKVSLVATRSYLSYSDETLNEKLNNNPYTFLHIINPDFYDKNKAKDYTDRFNIVKAKFEDFKNKGIFINDNKKHFYIYQKIKENGQSFIGIIGASSVEDYINGKIKIHEQTIEKREHLFKKYLDITGFNAEAVLLTYPNHKTIDQLIKEYSNKRAEYEFTTTNRSLHKLWLVNNDNDISTIQKAFAEVENLYIADGHHRFASSSLIYKEKNHINSSNKDFCMSYLIAEDQLKIINFNRLVKDLNGLNKDEFLTYVEEKYTVQKVDKAIQPKEKDEIAMYLENQWYSMVAKSEYVDREDCVEKLDPSILSNNILDPILGIKDPRNDKRLAFADGSIDLKDIENKVDSKEYELAFILKAVNFNQLKEVADNGRSMPPKSTYIQPKLRSGMIIYNLTD; encoded by the coding sequence ATGGCATCAGTAGTACCTTTTTGTGCGATTCGTCCTACTAGAGATAAGGTTTCTCTTGTAGCAACACGCTCATACCTATCCTACTCAGATGAAACTCTTAATGAAAAGTTAAACAATAATCCATACACCTTTTTGCACATCATTAATCCTGATTTTTACGATAAGAACAAAGCAAAAGATTATACCGATAGGTTTAATATTGTTAAAGCAAAATTTGAAGACTTTAAGAATAAAGGCATATTCATTAACGATAATAAAAAGCATTTTTACATCTATCAGAAGATTAAAGAAAATGGACAATCTTTTATAGGAATTATTGGTGCGTCAAGCGTTGAAGATTATATTAATGGGAAAATCAAAATTCATGAACAAACCATTGAAAAAAGAGAACACCTATTTAAAAAATACCTAGATATAACTGGCTTTAATGCTGAGGCTGTACTATTGACCTACCCCAATCACAAAACAATAGATCAGCTTATTAAGGAATATTCAAATAAACGAGCCGAATACGAATTCACAACTACCAATAGATCCTTACATAAATTATGGCTAGTGAATAATGATAATGACATTTCGACCATACAAAAAGCCTTTGCTGAAGTAGAGAATTTATATATTGCAGATGGTCATCATAGATTTGCATCTTCTAGCCTTATTTACAAAGAAAAAAATCACATAAACTCCTCAAATAAAGACTTTTGCATGAGTTATCTCATTGCAGAAGACCAACTTAAAATCATTAATTTCAACAGATTAGTTAAAGATTTAAACGGTCTAAATAAAGATGAATTTCTTACATATGTTGAAGAAAAATATACTGTTCAAAAAGTTGATAAAGCCATTCAGCCAAAAGAAAAAGATGAAATTGCTATGTATCTAGAAAATCAATGGTATTCAATGGTGGCAAAAAGTGAATATGTTGATAGAGAGGATTGTGTGGAAAAATTAGACCCATCTATCCTATCCAATAATATACTAGACCCTATATTAGGAATTAAAGACCCAAGAAATGATAAACGTCTTGCCTTCGCTGACGGTAGTATTGATTTAAAAGACATTGAGAATAAAGTTGATAGCAAAGAATATGAATTGGCGTTTATACTCAAAGCTGTTAATTTTAATCAATTAAAAGAAGTTGCCGACAATGGCAGGTCAATGCCTCCAAAAAGCACCTATATACAACCTAAACTTCGAAGTGGTATGATAATCTATAACCTTACTGATTAA
- a CDS encoding D-2-hydroxyacid dehydrogenase — MTKVLANDGISQSGIDTLEAAGFEVITQKVAQEQLANVINEKDINVLLVRSATTARKELIDACPNLKLIGRGGVGMDNIDVEYAKNKGLEVINTPAASSESVAELVFAHLFNLVRFVYDSNRQMPLEGDTKFKDLKKAYAKGSELKGKKLGIIGFGRIGQEVAKRAIGLGMEVIANDKFIKEADVELAFFDGQKTTFNIKTTSFEKVISECDFLTLHIPKLSDKAVIGKEELEMMKDGVGIVNAARGGVIDEEALLDALNSGKVSGAGLDVFDNEPTPKVKLLMQQNVSLTPHIGAATNEAQNRIGVELADKIISYFN, encoded by the coding sequence ATGACAAAAGTACTTGCAAATGACGGAATTTCTCAATCTGGAATAGACACACTAGAAGCAGCAGGCTTTGAAGTAATAACTCAAAAAGTAGCACAAGAGCAATTAGCGAATGTAATAAACGAAAAAGATATTAATGTTTTACTAGTTCGTTCAGCTACAACAGCCAGAAAAGAATTAATTGACGCTTGCCCTAATTTAAAGCTCATAGGACGTGGTGGTGTTGGAATGGATAATATAGATGTTGAATACGCTAAAAACAAAGGCTTAGAGGTTATAAATACGCCAGCGGCTTCATCTGAGTCTGTAGCAGAATTAGTTTTCGCGCATTTGTTTAATCTTGTTCGATTTGTATACGACTCAAACAGACAAATGCCACTTGAAGGAGACACAAAATTCAAAGACCTTAAAAAAGCTTACGCCAAAGGGTCAGAACTGAAAGGTAAAAAACTTGGTATCATTGGTTTTGGAAGAATAGGACAAGAAGTAGCAAAAAGAGCGATTGGATTAGGAATGGAAGTAATAGCTAATGATAAATTCATTAAAGAAGCTGATGTTGAACTTGCTTTCTTCGATGGACAAAAAACTACTTTTAACATAAAAACTACAAGCTTTGAAAAGGTAATAAGTGAGTGTGATTTCCTTACGCTACATATTCCAAAACTATCAGACAAAGCTGTAATTGGAAAGGAAGAGTTAGAAATGATGAAAGATGGCGTTGGTATAGTCAATGCTGCTAGAGGGGGTGTAATTGATGAAGAAGCTCTATTAGATGCACTAAACTCTGGTAAAGTTTCTGGAGCTGGACTAGACGTGTTTGACAATGAACCTACACCAAAGGTAAAACTCTTAATGCAGCAAAATGTTTCATTGACTCCACATATAGGAGCAGCAACAAATGAAGCTCAAAATAGAATAGGTGTTGAATTAGCCGATAAGATTATATCGTATTTCAACTAA
- the serC gene encoding 3-phosphoserine/phosphohydroxythreonine transaminase, translated as MKKHNFSAGPCILPQQVFKEASSSILNFNNLDLSLIEISHRSADFVAVMDEAISLVKETLNVPSGYSVLFLQGGASMEFLMVAYNLMKTDGKAAYLDTGAWSSKAIKEAKLFGDIQVVGSSKDKNYSYIPKGYTIPSDANYFHCTSNNTIFGTQMKNFPSTDVNIVCDMSSDIFSRKINVSDFDLIYAGAQKNLGPAGTTLVIVKDDILGHTGRDIPTMLDYRTHIRKESMFNTPPVFPIYVSMLTLRWLKENGGIEWIEKRNNQKADLLYNFIDSSSIFEGSAAIEDRSTMNATFLLTNDALESEFNKMCQEGGINGLKGHRSVGGYRASMYNAMPLESVQVLVNIMKELERKG; from the coding sequence ATGAAAAAGCACAATTTTAGCGCTGGTCCTTGCATTTTACCACAACAAGTTTTCAAAGAAGCATCCTCTTCTATTTTAAATTTCAACAACCTTGACCTTTCATTGATTGAAATTTCACACAGAAGTGCCGATTTTGTTGCTGTTATGGATGAAGCTATCAGTTTAGTAAAAGAAACACTTAATGTTCCTTCAGGGTACTCTGTACTATTTCTTCAAGGAGGTGCGAGTATGGAGTTCTTAATGGTTGCTTACAACCTAATGAAAACAGATGGTAAAGCAGCTTACCTTGACACAGGAGCATGGTCATCAAAAGCAATTAAAGAAGCAAAACTATTTGGCGATATTCAAGTAGTAGGCAGTTCAAAAGATAAAAACTACAGTTATATACCCAAAGGGTATACTATACCATCTGATGCCAATTACTTTCACTGCACATCAAACAATACAATCTTTGGAACTCAGATGAAGAATTTTCCATCAACAGATGTAAATATCGTATGCGATATGTCATCTGATATATTCAGCAGGAAAATTAATGTTTCTGATTTCGATTTGATTTATGCAGGAGCACAAAAAAATCTTGGTCCAGCAGGGACCACTTTAGTTATTGTAAAAGATGATATATTAGGACATACTGGTAGAGATATTCCTACCATGCTTGACTACAGAACTCACATTAGGAAGGAGAGTATGTTTAATACCCCTCCAGTTTTTCCTATCTATGTAAGTATGCTGACACTAAGATGGTTAAAAGAGAATGGTGGAATTGAGTGGATTGAAAAAAGAAATAATCAAAAAGCAGATTTACTTTATAACTTCATAGATTCTAGTTCAATTTTTGAAGGCAGTGCTGCCATTGAAGATCGTTCTACTATGAACGCTACATTTTTATTAACAAACGATGCGCTTGAATCAGAATTTAATAAAATGTGCCAGGAAGGTGGAATTAATGGATTAAAAGGTCACCGATCAGTTGGTGGATATAGAGCGTCTATGTACAACGCTATGCCATTAGAAAGTGTGCAAGTGTTAGTTAATATAATGAAAGAATTAGAACGAAAAGGATAA
- a CDS encoding 4Fe-4S dicluster domain-containing protein: MAIKITDECINCGACEPECPNNAIYEGGMEWHFSDGTSLNGIVTPKSGGEYDADDSQDPIDYDVYYIVTDKCTECMGFHDEPQCAAVCPVDCCVADEDNVESETELLSKKDFLHS, from the coding sequence ATGGCAATTAAAATTACAGACGAATGCATAAACTGTGGAGCTTGTGAACCTGAATGCCCTAATAATGCAATTTATGAAGGTGGTATGGAATGGCATTTTTCTGATGGTACTTCCCTAAATGGAATAGTTACTCCAAAAAGTGGTGGCGAATATGACGCTGATGACTCACAAGATCCTATTGATTACGATGTGTACTATATCGTTACTGACAAATGTACTGAGTGTATGGGTTTTCACGATGAGCCACAGTGTGCTGCTGTATGCCCTGTTGATTGCTGTGTAGCTGATGAAGACAATGTAGAGTCCGAAACAGAGTTATTATCAAAGAAAGATTTCTTACACTCATAA
- a CDS encoding acyl-CoA reductase, with translation MTIENRISAFEKLGDFLNGFVSSNNDNSHELEKAIQQIVYKNGWFTPENIRSSISAISLNLNHKNLSEWLANYSIDAFPKNRISIIMAGNIPLVGFHDLLCVLISGNIAMVKMSSKDNQLLSIIIDELIKIEPNFSELIHITPSFVKDFDAVIATGNNDSFKHFDYYFKDYPKILRRSRTSVAVIDGNETLEERKSLAADVFMYFGLGCRNVTKLFLPSGYNLDLLFEVFYEYKDVILNNKYANNYDYYKAIYLMGNQKITENGFLILKEDKGLHSPVGVLNYEYYDDLESVNMELDSLNNDIQCVVKKGGIPFGNAQFPKLNDYADGVDTLAFLEKI, from the coding sequence ATGACGATTGAAAATAGAATTTCTGCTTTTGAAAAATTAGGAGATTTTTTAAATGGTTTTGTAAGTAGTAATAATGATAACAGTCATGAGTTAGAAAAAGCTATTCAACAGATTGTTTATAAAAATGGATGGTTTACTCCAGAAAACATTAGAAGTTCTATATCTGCTATATCCTTAAATTTAAACCATAAAAATTTATCCGAATGGCTTGCTAATTATTCTATTGATGCTTTCCCAAAAAATAGAATTTCAATTATAATGGCAGGAAATATTCCACTAGTTGGTTTTCATGATTTATTATGTGTTTTAATAAGTGGTAACATAGCTATGGTAAAGATGTCCTCTAAGGATAATCAATTACTTTCTATAATCATTGATGAGTTAATTAAGATAGAGCCAAACTTTTCTGAATTAATTCATATTACGCCTTCCTTCGTAAAAGATTTTGACGCTGTAATAGCCACTGGAAATAACGATTCTTTTAAACATTTTGATTATTATTTTAAAGATTATCCAAAAATATTGAGAAGAAGCAGAACATCAGTTGCTGTGATAGATGGCAATGAAACTCTGGAAGAGAGAAAATCTCTTGCTGCCGATGTCTTTATGTATTTTGGGTTAGGTTGCCGAAACGTGACCAAGTTATTTCTTCCAAGTGGTTATAATTTAGATTTACTTTTCGAAGTGTTTTATGAATATAAAGACGTTATACTCAATAATAAATACGCCAATAATTATGATTATTACAAAGCCATTTATTTAATGGGTAATCAAAAGATTACTGAAAATGGTTTTTTAATCCTTAAAGAGGATAAGGGATTACATTCTCCGGTAGGCGTATTAAATTATGAGTATTATGATGATTTAGAGTCTGTAAACATGGAATTGGATAGTCTAAACAATGATATTCAATGTGTAGTCAAAAAAGGTGGGATTCCATTTGGTAATGCTCAGTTTCCAAAACTGAACGATTATGCTGATGGTGTTGATACACTAGCTTTTCTAGAAAAAATCTAA
- a CDS encoding type B 50S ribosomal protein L31: MKKGIHPENYRLVVMQDISTGHTVLTKSTANTKDTIKWEDGNEYPLIKMEISSDSHPYYTGKMKLVDTAGRIDKFKNKYSKFSK, encoded by the coding sequence ATGAAAAAAGGAATTCACCCAGAAAATTATAGATTAGTTGTAATGCAAGACATTTCAACAGGTCATACTGTATTGACAAAATCTACTGCAAATACAAAAGATACAATCAAATGGGAAGATGGAAATGAGTATCCATTAATTAAAATGGAAATCTCTTCAGACTCTCATCCGTATTATACTGGTAAAATGAAACTAGTTGATACTGCAGGTCGTATCGATAAGTTCAAAAATAAATACTCTAAATTCTCAAAGTAG
- the pckA gene encoding phosphoenolpyruvate carboxykinase (ATP) has protein sequence MNNEIQSQLYKLGISDVNIHWNLSPEKLTSLSIEQEQAKLTSYGAITVNTGEFTGRSPKDRFIVKDDLTANSVWWGDVNIPFSPEKYKSLYNKVVNYIKNKDIYVRDVYACADENFRLNIRVINEYPWSNLFAYNMFIRPTEEELKTFSPDWTIINIPSFLADAEVDGTRQHNFAIINFTDKNILIGGTGYTGEIKKGIFSVLNYILPHEKGILSMHCSANVGKSGDTAVFFGLSGTGKTTLSADPNRNLIGDDEHGWSENSVFNFEGGCYAKCIDLTAEKEPDIYAAIKKGAILENVIFKDGTNEIDFKDSSITENTRVSYPIHHISNIAVPSIAGAPKNIFFLTCDAFGVLPPISKLTVGQAMYHFISGYTAKVAGTEEGITEPSTTFSACFGEPFLPLHPTRYAELLGEKMRSNKVNVWLVNTGWSGGPYGIGSRLSLKYTRSMITTALKGDLKDVDYVQHEVFGLLMPTSCKDVPSEILNPKNTWENKEDYNTKANELAIAFNNNFEKFTDFANDEILEGAPRVKIEK, from the coding sequence ATGAATAACGAAATTCAATCACAGTTATATAAATTGGGCATTTCTGATGTAAACATTCATTGGAACCTTTCCCCTGAAAAATTAACCTCTCTTTCTATTGAACAAGAGCAAGCAAAATTGACAAGTTATGGTGCTATTACTGTAAATACTGGTGAGTTTACTGGTCGTTCTCCTAAAGATAGATTTATTGTTAAGGACGACTTAACAGCAAACTCCGTATGGTGGGGAGATGTAAACATTCCTTTCAGTCCAGAAAAATATAAATCGCTCTATAATAAGGTTGTTAATTACATTAAAAATAAAGACATCTACGTCAGAGATGTCTATGCTTGTGCAGACGAAAACTTTAGACTAAATATTCGAGTAATTAACGAATATCCATGGTCTAATTTATTCGCTTACAATATGTTCATAAGACCAACTGAAGAAGAACTTAAAACATTCTCTCCTGATTGGACAATCATTAACATTCCATCGTTTTTAGCAGATGCTGAAGTGGATGGCACTAGACAACATAACTTTGCTATCATTAATTTCACAGATAAAAACATTTTGATTGGTGGAACTGGCTATACTGGCGAAATCAAAAAAGGTATTTTTTCTGTACTTAACTACATCCTTCCTCATGAAAAAGGTATTTTATCCATGCACTGCTCAGCAAATGTGGGTAAATCAGGTGATACTGCAGTGTTTTTTGGATTATCAGGTACCGGTAAAACAACTCTATCTGCAGATCCAAACAGAAATCTGATTGGAGATGACGAACACGGCTGGAGTGAAAATAGCGTATTCAATTTTGAAGGTGGATGCTATGCTAAATGTATTGACCTTACGGCTGAAAAAGAGCCAGACATCTATGCTGCAATAAAGAAAGGTGCTATATTAGAAAATGTGATTTTTAAAGATGGTACAAACGAAATAGATTTCAAAGACAGTTCAATTACCGAAAATACAAGAGTAAGCTACCCTATCCATCACATTTCAAATATAGCCGTACCGTCAATTGCTGGCGCACCTAAAAACATTTTTTTTCTCACTTGTGATGCCTTTGGAGTACTTCCTCCAATATCAAAATTGACCGTTGGTCAAGCCATGTATCACTTTATTTCTGGATATACAGCAAAAGTAGCTGGTACTGAAGAAGGGATAACTGAGCCTAGCACTACTTTTTCGGCATGTTTTGGTGAGCCATTCTTACCATTACATCCTACTCGATACGCTGAATTATTAGGTGAAAAGATGAGATCAAATAAGGTAAACGTTTGGTTAGTTAATACCGGATGGTCCGGAGGCCCTTATGGAATTGGATCAAGATTGAGTCTTAAGTATACACGTTCAATGATTACAACTGCTCTAAAAGGCGATTTAAAAGATGTTGATTACGTGCAACATGAAGTATTTGGGTTACTTATGCCAACTTCTTGTAAAGATGTACCATCAGAAATATTAAACCCTAAGAACACTTGGGAAAATAAAGAAGATTACAACACTAAAGCAAACGAACTCGCTATCGCTTTCAACAATAATTTTGAAAAATTTACTGACTTTGCTAATGACGAAATACTAGAAGGAGCTCCAAGAGTTAAAATCGAGAAATAA
- a CDS encoding DUF423 domain-containing protein, which produces MNKKVLLIANCLIILGIILDAFSAHALKKLISFEQLQSFKVGTKYHLFHSLALLILGLNYSKLKLSKTIIALFISGIICFSFSIYFLSIQNLIGMDLKFLGPITPIGGLLFILSWIFVFTKMMSIKQNS; this is translated from the coding sequence ATGAATAAGAAAGTTTTACTCATAGCCAATTGCCTAATTATTTTAGGTATAATTCTAGATGCCTTTAGTGCACATGCTCTAAAAAAACTCATTAGTTTTGAACAGTTGCAAAGTTTTAAGGTAGGCACTAAGTATCATCTATTTCATTCATTAGCACTACTAATTTTAGGTCTAAATTATTCTAAACTTAAGCTTTCAAAAACAATAATTGCACTATTTATTTCTGGTATAATTTGTTTTTCATTTTCTATCTATTTTTTAAGTATTCAAAATTTAATAGGTATGGATTTGAAATTTCTAGGTCCGATTACTCCTATTGGCGGACTTCTGTTTATTTTATCTTGGATATTTGTTTTTACAAAAATGATGTCGATTAAACAAAATTCATAA
- a CDS encoding saccharopine dehydrogenase NADP-binding domain-containing protein, translated as MKRILIVGAGLSATSLIEYLLINSEENDWNIVVADYDLNLAEQKINNHPRGTALYFDVFDVEQRNDAIREADIVVSMLPARMHVLLAEDCVIQGVNMITASYVSDEILALDEKAKEKGVLLLNEIGLDPGIDHLSAKKIIDDIHSKGGEISLFKSFCGGLVAPEYDDNPWNYKFTWNPRNVVLAGQGTAQFIRNNLYKYIPYNSLFKRIDNIEVLNEGKFEAYANRDSLSYRESYNLNDIPTMLRGTLRRPGFSKAWDVFVQLGMTDDSFELSNVSTMTCREFINSFLEYDIVKSVESKVKDNLSLDNEVMDKLIWLGLFENTKIGLDRGTPAQVLQHILESKWSLKANDKDMIVMQHLFEYTLNGKEHKLKSSLVLRGKDQSNTAMSMTVGLPVAIATELILTNKINMSGVKIPIDKEIYLPVLERLKDFGIDFVEEEITV; from the coding sequence ATGAAAAGAATACTAATAGTAGGAGCAGGCTTGTCGGCAACATCATTAATCGAATATCTTCTCATTAATTCAGAGGAAAATGACTGGAATATTGTTGTGGCTGATTATGACTTAAATTTAGCCGAACAAAAAATTAACAATCACCCTAGAGGTACTGCCTTGTATTTTGATGTGTTTGATGTAGAGCAGCGTAATGATGCAATTCGAGAAGCAGATATAGTAGTGTCAATGCTTCCAGCTAGAATGCATGTTTTATTAGCTGAAGATTGTGTTATTCAAGGTGTAAATATGATTACAGCATCTTATGTTTCTGATGAAATTCTAGCTCTTGATGAGAAAGCTAAGGAAAAGGGTGTTTTGTTACTCAATGAAATTGGTCTTGACCCAGGAATAGATCATTTATCTGCCAAAAAAATTATTGACGACATACATTCAAAAGGAGGAGAGATTAGTCTTTTTAAGTCCTTTTGTGGTGGTTTAGTTGCTCCAGAGTATGATGACAACCCTTGGAATTATAAATTCACTTGGAATCCTCGTAATGTGGTTCTAGCTGGACAAGGAACTGCTCAGTTCATAAGAAACAATCTTTACAAATACATTCCTTACAACTCTCTTTTTAAAAGAATTGATAACATTGAGGTTTTAAATGAAGGCAAATTTGAGGCATACGCTAATCGTGATTCATTATCTTACAGAGAATCATATAACCTTAATGACATACCTACAATGCTAAGAGGAACGCTCAGAAGACCTGGCTTTTCGAAAGCATGGGATGTATTTGTACAATTGGGTATGACTGATGATTCATTTGAGCTATCCAATGTATCAACTATGACGTGTAGAGAGTTCATAAATTCATTTCTAGAATACGATATTGTAAAATCTGTTGAAAGTAAAGTAAAAGACAATCTATCACTTGACAATGAAGTGATGGACAAATTGATTTGGCTTGGGCTTTTTGAAAACACAAAGATTGGTTTAGATAGAGGAACACCAGCACAAGTTTTACAACATATTTTAGAAAGTAAATGGTCTTTAAAAGCCAATGATAAGGATATGATTGTAATGCAACATTTGTTTGAGTATACCTTAAATGGAAAAGAGCATAAACTTAAGTCTTCATTAGTTTTGAGGGGTAAAGATCAAAGTAATACGGCTATGAGCATGACTGTTGGACTTCCAGTAGCTATAGCAACCGAACTTATTTTGACCAATAAAATAAATATGTCAGGAGTAAAGATTCCCATTGACAAAGAAATTTACTTACCTGTTCTAGAAAGGCTTAAAGATTTTGGTATAGATTTTGTTGAAGAAGAAATTACAGTTTAA